Genomic segment of Meles meles chromosome 17, mMelMel3.1 paternal haplotype, whole genome shotgun sequence:
GCCCGGCCATGCCCACTCGGGCGGAGGACTACGAGGTGTTGTACACCATTGGCACGGGCTCCTATGGCCGCTGCCAGAAGATCCGAAGGAAGAGCGACGGCAAGGTGAGCGCGGGCCACCTCCGTGTCTCCGCCCCTGCGGCGGTTTCGCCCGCCTGCGGCGAGCGCCCTCGGCCCCTGGGATGGCGGAAGAGCGGGAGGCCTGGGGCTGTGGGTCTCCAAGGCAGGTTGCCTGGAAGAGCTCGTCTCTTCCAGGTCTGTGTCTGCCCTGGGTCGCGCAAGGGCTGGGAGACTGCATCTGTTAAgatctctctgtttttgttttcttccccttctcttcccctttcttcctttttcccgcTTTGACTTGCTAAGGCCCTCCCATTAGTGACAGGTAGCATAGTCTTGAGCTCTTTCAGAGTAGAGTATCCTCTTGGACGTGGGAAAGAGGCAGGATCAGCAGAACCTGGAGATTTTGTCTTGCAGTCAGAACTCATTTAAAATACCCATTCTTCGGATTTTTGGATTCTTAATTTCCCAGTGTGTGTAGGTAGATCTTATACAGGAAGAAACAATGGAGAGGAAACTGCTCGACTGCGGACCGAGGGATCTTTACTAAGGTCTCTCACCCTGGAAAAGTTTGGTTGGAATGATGAGGGACTTTGCCTCTGCTCCAGCTTTGACCAAAGTACCTTCCGCCAACCTGCCACAAAGCAACTGAGGGTAAGGGGTTGGGAGAGGCCTAAAGTGCCTCATCCCGCTCTCCCATTGCATAATTTATTGATTGAAATTTAGGGTAAAGTTACGGAAATAAACGCAGGGGTTCTAAAGTTCATTGAACTAAATTAGATGATAATGATCGTGTGAGCTATTTAATAGAGaagtgacttaaaattttttaaattttagaatgttCATTCTTTGTCTTTGAGAATAAAGAGTTCACTCATACCTTGGAAATTCTTACTTCAGATATTAGTTTGGAAAGAACTTGACTATGGCTCCATGACAGAAGCTGAGAAACAGATGCTTGTTTCTGAAGTGAATTTACTCCGTGAACTGAAACATCCAAACATTGTCCGTTACTATGATCGAATTATTGACCGAACCAACACAACACTGTACATTGTAATGGAATATTGCGAAGGAGGGGACCTGGCTAGTGTAATTACAAAGGGAACAAAGGAAAGGTAAATTAATCTTTTATACTTAAGCTGAGAATGGGCcgagtttcatttcttttaagtatCCTGTTGTAGGACTGGGGATGGAGTACTTAGTAATGTCAAAGACTcttcttgtatttgtttttttgatgggTCCACAGTACTTTAGAAAATCCCTGATGAATGAACATCCCTATCTCATATTGAAAATAAGAGTTTATTTCCCTATTTGTACGCTTCGAAAATTAGATACTTCACATAATCCCATCTTTTTAACGGTTTTGTTcagaagttttatatatatagtaaattaatctttatatataatatattaatgtatattaatatattaatatatgtatatatgtatatatacatatgtaagtatatatgtgtgtgtgtgtgtgtgtgtgtgtgtgtgtgtgtatagtaacACAAAGCTATATAACTGCTTTGGTTTCAGACAATACTTAGATGAAGAGTTTGTTCTTCGAGTGATGACTCAGTTGACTCTGGCCCTAAAGGAATGCCACAGACGGAGCGATGGTGGTCATACCGTGCTGCATCGGGATCTGAAACCAGCCAACGTTTTCCTGGATGGCAAGCAAAACGTTAAGCTTGGCGACTTTGGGCTAGCTAGAATATTAAACCATGATACAAGTTTTGCAAAAACATTTGTTGGCACACCCTATTATATGTCTCCTGTAAGTACTTCAGAATTTAGATACTTTTTAAACATCCTAATGCTAAGCATTCAAATGCAGGGAAATTgaagttttgtttatttctttgcttaGTAATACACAATAGCCAAGGAATAATAATGTTGTTCATTTTATAGGAAGAaaattgacatttttccaaatggaTCATCAGACTGTTAAATTCTTCTGATGAGCAATTAaagtgaagctttttttttttttttaaagatttatttatttatttgagagagcatgtgagcgcctgagtggagggaagggcagagggagagggagagaatctcaagcaggttcccagctgagtgCAGACCTCAACTCGGggttcagtctcaggaccctgagatcatgactgagctgaaaccaagagtcagatgcttacctgacagagccacccaggcgcccctaaagagcAGCTTTTATTGAATGGCTGCTATGTGCCAAGTGCTGGGATTACGAAGATGAAATGGGTTTTGTCTCTGGCCTCAAGAGCAACATTTCCCAAAGTGCCGTGGGTCCTGTACACCAGCTTGGACTTATTTGGAGGGTTTGTTTAAAATGTAGAGTCCTGGGCCCCAAACCCAAATCCAGCGACTGGTTCTTGGACTGGACTTGGAttctgcttcccccaaccccttccaCTTTTCATTTTGGACTCTGCCTTTTAACACACTTTCTAGATGGTTCTTGGGCTTGCAGATTCAGGGCTCAGTTCAGATACATGTTTCTACAGTGTTCGCTTCTTGTACTTGTgcttttttaatgcctttttggGCAGGGGAGCTGCAGCCCACCCACCTTAagtctcctttccctctgttgctggatattttgtttccaaaattcctcaCCCTTCTAAAGAGCCCTGCTCTGCATACCTTTTTGTgaattgttctttcttcctttttggttATTTCCTTGGCATGTAGCTCTCAATGAGATTGAAAGGTCAAAGGAGATGAACTGTTTATGACTCTGTAGATAGTACCTGATGGCTCTTGAAGAGCTTGAAGCAGTAAATGCTGTCACCAATGTGTTGTATATGAAATCCGAGCAGATCAAGAGggggatttcttcttcttctttttctttttcttttttttttttttttttaacagttcacAAACATTTCCAGGATTTACCAGAtctttttgagttattttcaCCAAGCTGACTATAGTATAAAACTTCGTAAATTAACAATTTTGTTTTTGACTACGATTAGACATTGCCAGAACCCTGTCATTTTCTCAGTGGATCAGATTCCAAATAGAAAGGCTTTAACATAAAGGAAAATTATCTAGAAGTGGTTCTTGGAAAACTTGAAACCTTGTGattcttttgttcctttccccTCCTGCCCTTATAAGTAGATCAGTTCAGCTCTCCATAAGGCATTGATTGTCAGGAAGTGGTATCAGATTCACCTGTTGGGAGTTTAAAACACCAAGACACTTCTTGAAGGTTTTGGTACTTGATTCTGTGCCCTGTGTTGAGAATCAGAACTATGGTAGACTAGTACTTTATGTGTGGGAGACAGGCAAATGATTAAActagaaaatgagaatattagttgatactgtgatttatactGTGGACTGAAGGGAAAATACATAAATGGATAATTCAATTAGCCATTTATGCTTCTGTCATTTAAATGGCCAGATATATGTATTGGTTATTCTGGAATTTTCTCTGGTTCTTTTAAAATGGAGTTTCTAGATTATGAATGCCTTCAGGGTAGAGGTTTGAATTATCAGCCCTTGATCTATCTATCATAACACAGTAACATTTGTGAATGAAATATAAGTGAATGAATTATATAGGACAAAGTACATTAGGATAAGAtcattgtctttttcccattatacATTTGAAGATAAAATACAAAGTACCATCTCTTGTTATTATGATACAGGTTCAGGCATAAACTGAATGGgtctttttatttaatatttttgttacagatacaaagtatttataatataaaattttttcctttttttttttttgttccaagtCAATATAATCAAACTTAAAGATTCCATTTTTATCTCAGGTCATTTTGTAAGTTTTAAAACAAACCTCTCCTTCCGCTTTAGGAACAAATGAATCGCATGTCCTACAATGAGAAATCGGATATCTGGTCGCTAGGTTGTTTGCTGTATGAATTGTGTGCATTAATGTAAGTATGAAGACAGATTTCTGGTGTGAACTTCATAGCCACAGAGGCTTGTCACCTTTCACTGCGTTCAGCTTTTTGAGCATCCGTGTGTATTCAAGTCTGAAAGACTCATGCCTTGGGTTGAAATTAAGGTAGATGGACAGTGCAGACcttgtatccctgaaacaaataatacattatatgttaataaaaaaataaaataattttaaaaaaaggtagatGGGCtggttaaaaattatttacaaattaaTAGTGTAGCCCCTGAGGCTTTTAACCTGGCTTGATGCGCCCCTTGCCAGACTGATGCTTAGCTCAAGAGAAGAACACACAGATCTGGCCtatggaagaaatgaaacagaaatctaGGGTAGAGGTCTGGGGAAGTagagaacaagaaagagctcccattcttttccttttttttttttcctaaactattctgtagagcagtggttctcagccagggAGCGGGAAACAATTTTGCCATCCAGgggacatttgacaatgtctggagacctATTTGGATGTCACAGCTAGGACCAGCTACTGGCATCTCACGAATAGAGGCCAGCGACGTTGCAAAACATAGTCGTAGGATGCACAGGACAGGCCCCCTAGCAAACATTCTATCCCCCTAAATGTCTAATGCCAAGGTTGGGCAACTTAGCTGTGGAAGACAGTCCCAAAAGAAACATAAACACAAACGAGCTTAAACTGTGCTCTCGATTTGGTTCCTATTccgtattttcatttttacattaaaaacgTTTTTTCCCCAGGCCTCCATTTACAGCTTTCAACCAGAAAGAACTAGCTGGCAAGATTAGAGAAGGCAAATTCAGGCGAATTCCTTATCGTTACTCTGATGAATTGAATGACATTATTACGAGGATGTTAAATTTGAAGGTAAAGACCATAAAATTATATTGTCTGTCTCTCGATTACGTTGTAGAGTAGCATATTTTCTCTCTCGGAGCACTGAGACCGAAGTGGCATTAGCTGTATTTCTTTACCTAAATCTACTCTGTTAACCCAAGTGAAAACATGTAAATTTGGCAAATTGTGCCTCCTGGCCGGCCTACCTTCTGTGCTCTCttttgtctcctccctccctctctgccctgctaGCAGATGGTTGGTAGCAAAGCAAGAGTGCGGAAAAGCTCCAAATCCTTAGTTCCCTTGTCTACCTCAGTGTGGCAGGTGGCGAGGGAAGGGGCCACGAATGAAGACTTCATTACGCTGCCTCTCTCTCCAGATCAGAGACCAGAGATGGGGCGGGGGAGGCCTGGCTAGAAAGAGTCAAGGGGAAATAAAGAGATTCGGTGGAAAAAATCTGGCCATGGGATGCAAAGGGAGATGTCCTCGTGTCAGGTTGATATAAGAGCAggatttcaggggcgcctgggtgactcagtgagttaaagcctctgcctccggctcaggtcatgatcccagagtcctgggatccagccccacatcgggctctctgctcagcggggagctgtgtcgtccccccccacccgcctatctatttgcctacttgtgatctctgtcaaataaataaaatcttaaaaaaaaaaaaaaataagagcaggaTTTCAATGCTGTGGAATTACAAAGAAGGATAATGGCCACCTAACAGGACTGAAGTTCAGGGAGAGGATCTTACTTAAAGCAGTATTGGGGATGCCAGGCAGGACGTGCCCTAGAGCAGATCTGGACGTGCACCAAGCACCAGCTCAGGGACTGAACTTTGGTTAGACAGGCTAAGCGGAACAAAGGTAAGCTCACATCTGCATTACCTTGTGGGCCCAGAACCGCCTGGGTTAAGAAAGCCTCCATCTGTCCAGGTGTTTAAGACTCATCCATGAAGGAGTCTTTCTTTGCGTCTCGGGAATGTGCGCAGTTTTCCATGTACCTGCTCTTTTAGGATGAGTAGCTTGTCATCAAATCTCGACAGTAACACCACACATTTCCCCCCCAGGATTACCACCGACCTTCTGTTGAAGAAATTCTTGAGAATCCTCTGATAGCAGACCTGGTCGCAgaagagcaaagaagaaatcccGAGAGAAGAGGGTGCCGATTAGAGCCAGAGAAGCGCCAGGACTCCAGCCCGGTCTTGGGAGAGCTCAGACTGAAGGAGCTTCAGCTGCACGAGCGAGAGCGGGCCCTCCAAGCCCGAGAGGAGAGGCTGGAGCGTAAGTCCGCCCGGGGCCGAGCTGGGGAGAGCCCCTCAGGGTTCCCTGGTGTGTTCAATCTGCTTGAATGGAGTATTTGACACGCGTATGTTCTAGAACATTCCTGTAAAGACCTGAGAACCCGAACCGTGTCTCATGAGACAGTACATGAGAAGGGCCGGCACCTGCATGCTGAGCCTCTTTCTCTGAGCTCGGTCGCTCCGACTGGCGGTCACTGTGACCGTGACCACCCTACCGCAGGAGCCATCCCACTTTCCCTTCCTCCACATATTTCTAccctgcat
This window contains:
- the NEK2 gene encoding serine/threonine-protein kinase Nek2 isoform X1 gives rise to the protein MRLGPERRVPGGGQALPEELFQGSSAPFSRLGRRAEGKPSQTATPTRLPSDAPFPRCLGCCVLLTNQRGEAISPRANRLPGQGPRRLNRAGDWCGQVGSVARRPLRAGEATCRRPAEGPAMPTRAEDYEVLYTIGTGSYGRCQKIRRKSDGKILVWKELDYGSMTEAEKQMLVSEVNLLRELKHPNIVRYYDRIIDRTNTTLYIVMEYCEGGDLASVITKGTKERQYLDEEFVLRVMTQLTLALKECHRRSDGGHTVLHRDLKPANVFLDGKQNVKLGDFGLARILNHDTSFAKTFVGTPYYMSPEQMNRMSYNEKSDIWSLGCLLYELCALMPPFTAFNQKELAGKIREGKFRRIPYRYSDELNDIITRMLNLKDYHRPSVEEILENPLIADLVAEEQRRNPERRGCRLEPEKRQDSSPVLGELRLKELQLHERERALQAREERLEQKERELCVRERLAEDKLARAESLLKNYSLLKEQKFLRLASGPELFDLPSSIIKKKVHFSGESKENVMRSENSESLLTSKSKCKDLKKRLHAAQLRAQALSDIEKNYQLKSRQILGMR
- the NEK2 gene encoding serine/threonine-protein kinase Nek2 isoform X2, translated to MAEEREAWGCGSPRQVAWKSSSLPVCVGRSYTGRNNGEETARLRTEGSLLRSLTLEKFGWNDEGLCLCSSFDQSTFRQPATKQLRILVWKELDYGSMTEAEKQMLVSEVNLLRELKHPNIVRYYDRIIDRTNTTLYIVMEYCEGGDLASVITKGTKERQYLDEEFVLRVMTQLTLALKECHRRSDGGHTVLHRDLKPANVFLDGKQNVKLGDFGLARILNHDTSFAKTFVGTPYYMSPEQMNRMSYNEKSDIWSLGCLLYELCALMPPFTAFNQKELAGKIREGKFRRIPYRYSDELNDIITRMLNLKDYHRPSVEEILENPLIADLVAEEQRRNPERRGCRLEPEKRQDSSPVLGELRLKELQLHERERALQAREERLEQKERELCVRERLAEDKLARAESLLKNYSLLKEQKFLRLASGPELFDLPSSIIKKKVHFSGESKENVMRSENSESLLTSKSKCKDLKKRLHAAQLRAQALSDIEKNYQLKSRQILGMR